From Fibrobacterota bacterium, a single genomic window includes:
- the rplO gene encoding 50S ribosomal protein L15: MKLNELRPKKGSRKKRFKVGRGPGSGLGKTAGRGGKGQTARKSGPVGAAFEGGQMPLQRRVPKVGFNSHFPEGPQVVNLGDIEKRFEASATISAVELAAKGLIRYASRPVKVLAKGKLTKALTIKAAQFSDTAKAAIEAAGGKAEVIVATRGKAV; this comes from the coding sequence ATGAAGTTGAACGAACTCCGCCCCAAAAAGGGCTCGCGCAAGAAGCGTTTCAAGGTCGGCCGCGGTCCGGGTTCGGGCCTGGGCAAGACCGCCGGGCGCGGCGGCAAGGGCCAGACCGCGCGCAAGAGCGGTCCTGTAGGCGCGGCCTTCGAAGGCGGCCAGATGCCCCTGCAGCGTCGCGTTCCCAAGGTGGGCTTCAACTCCCATTTCCCCGAGGGTCCGCAGGTCGTGAACCTGGGCGATATCGAGAAGCGCTTCGAAGCTTCGGCCACCATTTCGGCCGTCGAGCTCGCAGCCAAAGGTCTTATCCGCTACGCCTCGCGGCCCGTCAAGGTCCTGGCCAAGGGTAAGCTCACCAAGGCCCTGACCATCAAGGCCGCGCAATTCAGCGATACCGCCAAGGCCGCTATCGAAGCCGCCGGCGGGAAAGCCGAAGTCATCGTGGCTACGAGAGGAAAGGCCGTCTAA
- the secY gene encoding preprotein translocase subunit SecY: MKIKDLRDKILFTMGLLAIYRLGGFVPLPGINSTAIAEFFSKNSNNLFGLYNTFVGGALQRASVFSLGIMPYISSSIIIQLMGTVVPSIAQLQKQGNEGRAKLNQWTRYGTIVISALQSFGVATWLGSQATPTGQSLLAAGVGHWSFSLLTVLTLTTGTIFIMWLGEQITSRGIGNGISLIIFIGIMAQMPRAIFSEAEMVLSGERSVPMEAVILAVVLAIIAFIIYIDQGTRRIPLQSPKRVVGRKIMGGQSSFLPFKVNTAGVMPVIFGSAIMFVPAQLASYFPNISLAQNFGEAFLPGHWVYSVVFTVLIVFFSYFYTAIMYNPKDIAENLKKSGGFIPGVRPGRRTAEFIDQILTRVTLPGAIFLAVISVGPLYLKQAMNMQFYIGGTSVLIAIGVALETLRQFQTHLQNQHYEGFMRKGKIRGRRGF; the protein is encoded by the coding sequence ATGAAGATCAAGGATCTACGCGATAAGATCCTCTTCACGATGGGACTCCTCGCGATTTATCGCCTGGGCGGGTTCGTGCCGCTTCCCGGCATCAACAGCACCGCCATCGCGGAGTTCTTCTCCAAGAATTCCAACAACCTGTTCGGCTTGTACAACACCTTCGTGGGCGGGGCGCTGCAACGCGCCTCCGTCTTCTCGTTGGGGATCATGCCCTACATTTCCTCATCCATCATCATCCAGTTGATGGGAACGGTGGTGCCTTCCATCGCCCAGCTCCAGAAGCAAGGCAATGAAGGCCGCGCCAAGCTGAACCAATGGACCCGTTACGGGACCATCGTCATCAGCGCGTTGCAATCCTTCGGCGTCGCCACCTGGTTGGGCAGCCAGGCCACCCCCACCGGCCAGAGCCTCTTGGCCGCCGGCGTGGGCCATTGGTCCTTCAGCCTGCTGACCGTCCTCACCCTCACCACCGGCACCATCTTCATCATGTGGTTGGGCGAGCAGATCACCTCCCGCGGCATCGGCAACGGCATCTCGCTGATCATCTTCATCGGCATCATGGCGCAAATGCCCCGCGCCATTTTCAGCGAAGCCGAAATGGTGCTTTCCGGCGAGCGCAGCGTACCCATGGAAGCGGTCATCCTGGCCGTGGTCCTGGCCATCATCGCCTTCATCATCTACATCGATCAGGGCACCCGCCGCATCCCCCTGCAATCGCCCAAGCGCGTGGTCGGGCGCAAGATAATGGGCGGCCAATCGTCCTTCCTGCCCTTCAAGGTCAACACGGCCGGCGTGATGCCGGTGATTTTCGGTTCGGCCATCATGTTCGTCCCGGCCCAGTTGGCCTCCTACTTCCCGAACATCAGCTTGGCGCAAAACTTCGGCGAAGCCTTCCTGCCCGGCCATTGGGTCTACTCCGTCGTGTTCACCGTGCTAATCGTCTTCTTCAGCTACTTCTACACGGCCATCATGTACAACCCGAAGGACATCGCCGAGAACCTCAAGAAGTCCGGCGGCTTCATCCCGGGCGTCCGCCCCGGCCGTCGCACGGCCGAGTTCATCGACCAGATCCTCACTCGCGTCACCTTGCCGGGAGCCATCTTCCTGGCGGTCATTTCGGTTGGTCCGCTGTATCTGAAGCAGGCCATGAACATGCAATTCTATATCGGCGGGACCAGCGTACTGATTGCCATCGGCGTCGCGTTGGAAACCCTGCGGCAATTCCAAACCCATCTGCAGAACCAGCACTATGAGGGCTTCATGCGGAAGGGCAAGATCCGCGGCCGGAGAGGATTCTAA
- a CDS encoding 50S ribosomal protein L18, with amino-acid sequence MFADKALIRRTGRIARHDRIRKKIDGTAARPRLSVRRSLSHIYAQIIDDVSGKSLLNLSSLSPEVKAASEGKKKTEVSKELGKLVAQKAIAAGIKNVVFDRGGYLFHGRVKAVADAAREAGLEF; translated from the coding sequence ATGTTCGCGGATAAAGCGCTGATTCGCCGTACCGGACGTATCGCCCGGCACGACCGGATCCGGAAGAAGATCGATGGCACCGCCGCCCGCCCGCGCCTGAGCGTGCGCCGCAGCCTCAGCCATATCTATGCCCAGATCATCGACGACGTGAGCGGCAAGTCGTTGCTGAACCTGTCTTCCTTGTCCCCGGAGGTCAAAGCGGCCTCCGAAGGCAAGAAGAAGACCGAAGTCTCCAAGGAACTCGGGAAGCTGGTGGCCCAGAAGGCCATCGCCGCCGGGATCAAGAACGTCGTGTTCGACCGCGGCGGATACCTTTTCCATGGCCGCGTGAAGGCCGTTGCGGATGCCGCCCGCGAAGCCGGATTGGAGTTCTGA
- the rpsM gene encoding 30S ribosomal protein S13, producing MTRLAGVDIPNNKRTEISLTYIFGVGRKSAMDICKKANVDGAKKAGDLTDDEIGKLRRAIESGYQVEGDLRAQVGMNIKRLVDIQCYRGIRHRKGLPVRGQRTKTNARTRKGPRKTMANKKK from the coding sequence GTGACCCGTTTAGCTGGCGTCGATATTCCGAACAACAAGCGCACCGAAATCTCGCTGACCTACATCTTTGGCGTGGGACGCAAGTCCGCCATGGACATTTGCAAGAAGGCGAATGTGGATGGGGCCAAGAAGGCGGGGGACCTGACCGATGACGAGATCGGCAAGCTCCGCCGCGCCATCGAGTCCGGCTACCAGGTCGAAGGCGATCTGCGCGCCCAGGTGGGCATGAACATCAAGCGTCTGGTCGATATCCAGTGCTACCGCGGCATCCGCCATCGCAAGGGCCTGCCGGTCCGCGGCCAGCGCACCAAGACCAACGCGCGCACCCGTAAGGGCCCGCGCAAGACCATGGCCAACAAGAAGAAGTAA
- the rplF gene encoding 50S ribosomal protein L6 — translation MSRVGKSPVKIPAGVKFTINGQVVNIEGPKGKLSLTIHERIKVQKEEDTLVLVRETDSGTDKALHGTSRANLNNAVTGVSKGFSKELEIRGVGYRGEQKGKAVNLLLGYSHPIVYTPPAGVNVKMDGNVKVVVEGIDRQAVGQVAATIRGFKPPEPYKGKGVRYMNEVVIQKEVKKS, via the coding sequence ATGTCGCGAGTAGGCAAATCGCCCGTCAAGATCCCCGCCGGGGTGAAGTTCACCATCAACGGGCAAGTCGTTAACATCGAAGGTCCCAAGGGCAAGCTGTCCTTGACGATCCACGAGCGTATCAAGGTCCAGAAGGAAGAGGACACCCTCGTCCTGGTCCGGGAGACCGATTCGGGCACCGATAAGGCCCTGCATGGGACTTCCCGCGCCAACCTGAACAACGCCGTCACCGGCGTGTCCAAGGGTTTCTCCAAGGAACTCGAGATCAGGGGCGTGGGTTATCGCGGCGAGCAGAAGGGCAAGGCCGTGAACCTGCTCCTCGGCTACTCGCATCCCATCGTGTATACCCCCCCGGCCGGCGTCAACGTCAAGATGGACGGCAACGTGAAAGTAGTGGTGGAAGGCATCGATCGCCAGGCCGTAGGCCAGGTGGCGGCTACCATCCGCGGCTTCAAGCCCCCGGAACCCTACAAGGGCAAAGGCGTGCGCTATATGAATGAAGTCGTGATCCAGAAAGAAGTGAAGAAGTCGTAA
- the rpsK gene encoding 30S ribosomal protein S11, protein MADEKAKPEEKKAPKAPAAKAAAEGDAAPAKGAAEGAAKEEGAEGEKAKAKKSKRKVDVQGACTVKATFNNTIISIMDVRGNVVSWGSPGKVGFKGSRKSTPFAAQVAAESAANAAIEMGMRKVDVRVKGAGAGRESAIRALKAAGMDIMSIKDVTGVPHNGCRPKKRRRV, encoded by the coding sequence ATGGCAGACGAAAAAGCGAAACCCGAAGAGAAGAAGGCTCCCAAGGCGCCGGCGGCCAAGGCCGCTGCCGAAGGCGATGCCGCTCCCGCCAAGGGCGCTGCCGAAGGCGCAGCCAAGGAAGAGGGCGCCGAGGGTGAGAAGGCCAAGGCCAAGAAGAGCAAGCGCAAGGTGGACGTGCAGGGCGCCTGCACCGTCAAGGCCACCTTCAACAACACCATCATTTCCATCATGGACGTCCGCGGTAACGTGGTTTCCTGGGGTTCGCCCGGTAAGGTCGGCTTCAAGGGTTCCCGCAAGAGCACTCCTTTCGCGGCCCAGGTCGCGGCGGAGTCGGCTGCCAACGCCGCCATCGAAATGGGCATGCGCAAGGTCGACGTCCGCGTGAAGGGCGCCGGAGCCGGCCGCGAATCGGCCATCCGCGCTTTGAAGGCCGCGGGCATGGATATCATGTCCATCAAGGACGTGACCGGAGTCCCGCACAACGGCTGCCGCCCCAAGAAGCGTCGCCGCGTCTAA
- the rpmJ gene encoding 50S ribosomal protein L36 yields the protein MKVRASVKPRCEHCKIVRRKGVIRIICKKNPRHKQRQG from the coding sequence ATGAAAGTCAGGGCTTCCGTGAAACCGCGTTGCGAACACTGCAAGATTGTGCGTCGCAAAGGGGTTATCCGCATCATTTGCAAGAAAAACCCCCGTCATAAGCAGCGTCAGGGCTAA
- the rpsE gene encoding 30S ribosomal protein S5 gives MNQGMQNQGRQDREPVDKEYQEKVVAINRCAKVVKGGRRFSFNSIVVIGNGKGRVGIGSGKANEVAEAIRKATENAHKNLVDVIIQNKTIPHEVNVRFGAAKIFMKPASPGTGVIAGGAARAVLELAGVHDVLTKSIGSTNPHNVVKAVLLGLQMQRGKKEFALLRQVVKA, from the coding sequence ATGAATCAAGGTATGCAGAATCAGGGTCGCCAGGATCGCGAACCCGTCGACAAGGAATACCAGGAGAAGGTCGTGGCCATCAACCGCTGCGCCAAGGTCGTGAAGGGCGGACGCCGCTTCTCGTTCAACTCCATCGTGGTGATCGGCAACGGCAAGGGCCGCGTCGGCATCGGTTCCGGCAAGGCCAACGAAGTCGCCGAAGCCATCCGCAAGGCCACCGAGAACGCCCACAAGAACCTGGTGGACGTGATCATCCAGAACAAGACCATCCCGCATGAAGTCAACGTGCGCTTCGGCGCGGCGAAGATTTTCATGAAGCCGGCCTCGCCCGGTACCGGAGTTATCGCCGGCGGCGCCGCCCGCGCGGTGCTAGAATTGGCCGGCGTCCATGACGTGCTCACCAAGAGCATCGGGTCGACCAATCCGCATAACGTGGTGAAGGCCGTCCTGCTCGGGCTGCAAATGCAGCGCGGCAAGAAGGAATTCGCCTTGCTCCGCCAGGTCGTGAAGGCTTAA
- the rpmD gene encoding 50S ribosomal protein L30 codes for MSKLKITQLISEVRSSIKQKRTLEALGLRGIRKSVTREKSPTLDGMVRVIAHLVKVEEVK; via the coding sequence ATGTCCAAATTGAAAATCACCCAGCTGATCAGCGAGGTCCGCTCTTCCATCAAGCAGAAGCGCACCTTGGAAGCCTTGGGCCTTCGCGGGATCCGCAAGAGCGTGACCCGGGAAAAGTCCCCGACCCTGGACGGCATGGTCCGGGTCATCGCCCATCTCGTTAAGGTCGAGGAAGTCAAATGA
- the infA gene encoding translation initiation factor IF-1 yields MSKQEGIQVEGRVLEALPNAMFKVELDNGHVILAHISGKMRKNYIRILPNDRVLLELSPYDLSRGRITYRHK; encoded by the coding sequence GTGTCCAAACAAGAAGGCATCCAGGTTGAGGGCCGCGTGCTCGAAGCCCTACCGAACGCAATGTTCAAGGTAGAGCTCGACAACGGGCACGTCATCCTGGCCCATATTTCGGGAAAAATGCGGAAGAACTATATCCGTATTTTACCGAATGACAGGGTTTTGCTAGAATTGTCGCCCTACGATCTGTCGCGGGGGCGGATCACCTACAGGCATAAGTAA